Proteins co-encoded in one Juglans regia cultivar Chandler chromosome 16, Walnut 2.0, whole genome shotgun sequence genomic window:
- the LOC109012462 gene encoding 2,3-bisphosphoglycerate-dependent phosphoglycerate mutase-like has product MAALVSHPNIGTQSYGYLTSSSLHHEVGDNSLRFISRGLKIKIGPSRRGYICSDHRNFDRVQASASQTSVFEPVSTPLQSNTSNSQKKSNEVALILIRHGESLWNEKNLFTGCVDVPLTKKGVEEAIEAGKRISNIPVDMIYTSALIRAQMTAMLAMTQHRRRKVPIIIHNESEQARAWSEVFSEDTKKQSIPVIAAWQLNERMYGELQGLNKQETADRYGKEKVHEWRRSYDIPPPNGESLEMCAERAVAYFKDQIEPQLLSGKNVMIAAHGNSLRSIIMHLDELTSQEVISLELSTGIPMLYIFKEGKFIRRGSPVAPTEAGVYAYTRRLALYRQKLDETLH; this is encoded by the exons ATGGCTGCTTTAGTATCTCACCCCAATATTGGGACTCAGTCCTATGGATATCTTACCAGCTCTAGTCTTCATCATGAGGTTGGGGACAATTCACTGAGATTCATTTCAAGGGGTCTCAAGATCAAAATTGGCCCTTCAAGAAGAGGATATATTTGCTCTGACCATAGGAACTTTGATCGTGTTCAAGCCTCAGCATCTCAAACTTCAGTGTTTGAACCAGTTTCAACCCCCCTACAGAGCAACACCAGTAACTCTCAGAAGAAATCAA ATGAAGTTGCTTTGATTCTGATCCGGCATGGAGAGTCATTATGGAATGAAAAAAACTTGTTCACGGGTTGTGTTGATGTGCCACTAACTAAGAAGGGTGTGGAAGAGGCAATTGAAGCTGGCAAAAGAATCAGCAATATACCTGTCGACATGATCTATACATCTGCACTGATCCGTGCACAGATGACTGCCATGCTTGCTATGACCCAGCACCGTCGTAGGAAG GTGccaattattattcataatgaGAGTGAGCAGGCAAGGGCTTGGAGTGAGGTTTTCAGTGAAGACACTAAAAAGCAATCCATTCCCGTGATAGCAGCTTGGCAACTGAATGAAAGAAT GTATGGAGAATTACAGGGTCTCAACAAGCAGGAGACGGCTGATAGATATGGGAAGGAAAAAGTTCATGAATGGCGTCGGAGTTACGATATTCCTCCTCCTAATGGCGAGAGTTTGGAAATGTGTGCAGAAAGAGCCGTAGCTTATTTCAAAGATCAA ATTGAACCCCAGCTTCTATCTGGAAAGAATGTAATGATTGCTGCCCATGGGAATTCGTTGAGGTCCATCATTATGCATCTCGACGAATTAACTTCCCAAGAG GTTATCAGTTTAGAACTATCAACTGGAATTCCCATGCTTTACATTTTCAAAGAGGGAAAATTCATAAGGAGGGGAAGTCCCGTTGCACCTACCGAGGCAGGAGTTTATGCTTACACTAGG AGATTAGCTCTGTACAGGCAAAAATTAGATGAGACGTTGCATTAA
- the LOC109012463 gene encoding phosphatidylinositol transfer protein 3-like, translating to MSVGLKKSPSNGLDKLLTSDEQQAKINELRRLIGPLPDKLSIYCSDASISRYLRARNWNVKKASKMLKDSLKWRLEYKPEEIRWEEIAHEAETGKIYRSTSIDKHGRSVLVMRPSRQNSKSTKGQIKYLVYCMENAIVNLPPDQEQMVWLIDFEGFNLSNISVKLTRETAHILQDRYPERLGLAILYNPPKFFEPFWMVVKPFLEPKTYNKVKFVYSDDVNTKKIMEDLFDMDQLESAFGGNGDMGFDINKYAERMREDDKKMSSFWTRGNPPLASPQTALTSAPIDSINLGSDSDASDVEKTDCSPSQGVELEVTFPGQHMPDTDVGKSAV from the exons ATGAGTGTGGGCTTAAAGAAATCCCCTTCGAATGGATTAGATAAGCTTTTGACATCTGATGAGCAGCAGGCTAAG ATTAATGAGTTGAGAAGGTTAATTGGGCCATTGCCAGATAAGTTGTCCATTTATTGTTCTGATGCATCAATCTCAAGATATCTGCGGGCACGTAATTGGAATGTCAAGAAAGCAAGTAAAATGCTGAAAGATTCCTTGAAATGGAGATTGGAATACAAACCAGAAGAGATACGCTGG GAGGAGATTGCTCATGAAGCGGAGACAGGGAAAATCTACAGATCAACTTCTATTGACAAGCATGGGAGATCAGTTCTTGTCATGAGACCTAGTCGCCAG aactcaaaatcaacaaaaggACAAATCAAGTATTTGGTCTATTGCATGGAGAATGCCATTGTAAATCTGCCACCAGACCAGGAACAAATGGTTTGGCTCATTGATTTTGAGGGTtttaatttgtcaaatatttCAGTGAAGCTGACAAGGGAAACTGCTCATATTTTACAAGACCGCTATCCTGAACGCCTGGGTTTGGCAATATTATACAACCCGCCCAAGTTTTTTGAGCCATTCTGGATG GTGGTGAAGCCCTTTCTGGAACCCAAAACTTACAATAAAGTCAAGTTTGTTTACTCTGATGACGTCAACACCAAGAAGATAATGGAGGATTTATTTGATATGGACCAGCTGGAGTCTGCATTTGGTGGAAATGGCGACATGGgttttgatataaataaatacgcAGAAAGGATGCGAGAGGATGACAAGAAGATGTCCTCTTTTTGGACTAGGGGAAATCCTCCCTTAGCATCCCCACAAACAGCTTTGACAAGTGCTCCAATAGATTCAATCAATTTAGGCTCAGATTCTGACGCTTCTGATGTTGAGAAAACAGACTGTTCCCCTTCTCAAGGGGTGGAATTGGAAGTTACATTCCCAGGTCAGCATATGCCGGACACCGATGTTGGCAAAAGCGCCGTCTGA